A part of Rattus rattus isolate New Zealand chromosome 4, Rrattus_CSIRO_v1, whole genome shotgun sequence genomic DNA contains:
- the Nr1i2 gene encoding nuclear receptor subfamily 1 group I member 2, translating into MRPEERWNRVGLVQREEADSVLEEPINVDEEDGGLQICRVCGDKANGYHFNVMTCEGCKGFFRRAMKRNVRLRCPFRKGTCEITRKTRRQCQACRLRKCLESGMKKEMIMSDAAVEQRRALIKRKKREKIEAPPPGGQGLTEEQQALIQELMDAQMQTFDTTFSHFKDFRLPAVFHGDCELPELLQASLLEDPATWSQIMKDSVPMKISVQLRGEDGSIWNYQPPSKSDGKEIIPLLPHLADVSTYMFKGVINFAKVISHFRELPIEDQISLLKGATFEMCILRFNTMFDTETGTWECGRLAYCFEDPNGGFQKLLLDPLMKFHCMLKKLQLHKEEYVLMQAISLFSPDRPGVVQRSVVDQLQERFALTLKAYIECSRPYPAHRFLFLKIIAVLTELRSINAQQTQQLLRIQDTHPFATPLMQELFSSTDG; encoded by the exons ATGAGACCTGAGGAGAGGTGGAACCGTGTTGGCCTTGTACAACGTGAAGAAGCAGATTCTGTCTTGGAAGAGCCTATCAACGTAGATGAGGAAGATGGAGGTCTTCAAATCTGCCGTGTATGTGGGGACAAGGCCAATGGCTATCACTTCAATGTCATGACGTGTGAAGGATGTAAGGGATTTTTCAG AAGGGCCATGAAACGCAATGTCCGGCTGAGGTGCCCCTTCCGCAAGGGGACCTGCGAGATCACCCGGAAGACACGACGGCAGTGCCAGGCCTGCCGTTTGCGCAAGTGCCTGGAGAGCGGCATGAAGAAAGAGA TGATCATGTCTGATGCCGCTGTGGAACAGAGGCGGGCCTTgatcaagaggaagaagagggaaaagattGAGGCTCCACCGCCTGGAGGGCAGGGGCTGACAGAAGAACAGCAGGCGCTGATCCAGGAGCTGATGGACGCTCAGATGCAAACCTTTGACACAACTTTCTCCCACTTCAAGGATTTCCGG CTGCCCGCGGTGTTTCACGGTGACTGCGAGCTTCCAGAGCTTCTGCAGGCCTCACTGTTGGAAGACCCTGCCACATGGAGTCAAATCATGAAAGACAGTGTTCCAATGAAGATCTCTGTGCAGCTGCGCGGAGAAGACGGCAGCATCTGGAACTACCAACCTCCCTCCAAGAGCGACGGGAAAGAGATCATCCCCCTCCTGCCGCACCTGGCCGATGTGTCAACCTACATGTTCAAGGGCGTCATCAACTTCGCCAAAGTCATATCCCACTTCAG GGAGCTGCCTATCGAGGACCAGATCTCCCTGCTGAAGGGGGCCACTTTCGAGATGTGCATCCTGAGGTTCAACACGATGTTCGACACGGAAACAGGAACCTGGGAGTGCGGTCGGCTGGCTTACTGCTTCGAAGACCCTAATG GCGGCTTCCAGAAACTCCTGCTGGATCCGTTGATGAAATTCCACTGCATGCTGAAGAAGCTACAACTGCATAAGGAGGAGTACGTGCTGATGCAGGccatctccctcttctccccag aTCGCCCTGGCGTGGTACAACGCAGCGTGGTAGACCAGCTGCAGGAGCGATTTGCCCTCACCCTGAAGGCCTACATCGAGTGTAGTCGGCCCTATCCCGCACACAG GTTCCTGTTCCTGAAGATCATAGCTGTCCTCACCGAGCTGCGCAGTATCAATGCCCAGCAGACCCAGCAGCTACTGCGCATCCAGGACACGCACCCCTTTGCCACACCTCTCATGCAGGAGTTATTCAGCAGCACGGACGGCTGA